One genomic region from Sphingobacterium sp. UGAL515B_05 encodes:
- a CDS encoding PRTRC system protein C translates to MLVATELQRVFILKEKEQEIRLDDPEPKWNLQAVLNFYSNNYPALTTAKISRPTIVDDVVEYRFETVIGTKG, encoded by the coding sequence ATGTTAGTAGCAACAGAACTTCAAAGAGTGTTTATCCTAAAAGAAAAAGAACAGGAAATCAGGCTTGACGACCCTGAGCCAAAGTGGAACTTGCAGGCAGTGTTAAATTTCTATTCAAACAACTACCCTGCCCTGACCACTGCGAAAATTTCACGTCCGACAATCGTTGACGATGTTGTAGAATATCGCTTCGAGACGGTAATCGGAACAAAAGGTTAA
- a CDS encoding single-stranded DNA-binding protein, producing MNISGRLTQDATVSKTTTGKEVVNFSVAVNDGYKNRQGEWVDNTAFIECAYWRSAKPVSWLKQGLYVELTGQISARAWTGKDGTLKAGLNFTTSNIKPAWGTASEKDSVQASNKQQNGSLAKEDEKDDLPF from the coding sequence ATGAACATTTCAGGAAGACTGACACAAGATGCAACGGTCAGTAAAACAACAACAGGTAAGGAAGTGGTAAACTTCAGTGTAGCGGTAAATGATGGCTACAAAAACAGACAAGGGGAATGGGTAGACAACACCGCATTTATTGAATGTGCCTACTGGCGTAGCGCAAAGCCAGTTTCTTGGCTCAAACAGGGGTTATATGTCGAACTAACGGGGCAGATCAGCGCAAGGGCGTGGACTGGAAAGGACGGCACCCTAAAAGCAGGGCTGAACTTCACAACCTCCAATATCAAACCCGCATGGGGAACAGCATCGGAAAAAGATTCCGTACAGGCCAGTAACAAACAGCAGAACGGCAGTCTTGCCAAAGAAGACGAAAAAGACGACCTACCATTCTAA
- a CDS encoding DUF932 domain-containing protein, translated as MGHNLNFNNRTGRYSFFSVKEKAWHGLGQIVQDYPTSAEAIRHAGLDYEVQKSPLFTKGSGIVEISDGIVIQDTEIDVPNYFANIRTDNNTVLGVVGRDYHIVQNKDAFSFFDSIVGGGSGILYETAGALGQGERIFITAKLPNYIRIGNSDDVIEKYIFLTTSHDGSGSITAAFTPIRIVCQNTLNASLRNMSNVVRIKHTAGAKQRLNDAHKVMGLANNMTTQMDSIFNHWSTIKVKDSEVRKLIQLALCPNKESYNLLKKGAEDELSTMFKNTVDDAFAYAMMNDTQQLETTKGTLFGAYNAVTGYFQNVRNYKDGEAKLQSIVLGGTAQLKSQKAFDLCTSFEKIGTDIFQLN; from the coding sequence ATGGGACATAATTTAAATTTCAACAATAGAACGGGCAGATATTCATTTTTCAGTGTTAAGGAAAAAGCTTGGCACGGCTTGGGGCAGATCGTGCAGGACTACCCGACCAGTGCCGAAGCAATCAGACACGCAGGACTGGACTACGAAGTGCAAAAAAGCCCCCTGTTTACAAAAGGTTCAGGAATAGTGGAAATTTCGGACGGCATCGTTATACAGGACACTGAAATTGACGTTCCTAACTATTTTGCCAATATCCGCACGGATAACAATACGGTACTCGGTGTAGTGGGTAGAGACTACCACATCGTACAGAATAAAGATGCCTTTTCATTTTTTGATTCCATCGTAGGCGGTGGCAGTGGAATACTTTACGAAACCGCAGGGGCACTCGGACAGGGCGAACGCATATTCATTACCGCAAAGCTTCCTAACTATATCCGCATAGGAAATTCAGACGATGTTATTGAAAAATACATCTTCCTGACCACGAGCCATGACGGAAGCGGAAGCATAACGGCTGCCTTCACACCTATCCGTATCGTCTGTCAGAACACGCTGAACGCTTCGCTCCGAAATATGAGCAACGTTGTACGCATCAAACATACCGCAGGTGCTAAACAACGGCTCAACGATGCACACAAAGTCATGGGACTGGCGAATAATATGACCACGCAAATGGACAGTATTTTCAACCACTGGTCAACGATCAAAGTCAAGGACAGCGAGGTCAGAAAACTGATACAGCTCGCCTTATGCCCGAACAAGGAATCATATAACCTGCTCAAAAAAGGTGCGGAAGACGAACTGTCAACGATGTTCAAAAATACCGTGGACGATGCCTTTGCCTATGCCATGATGAACGACACACAGCAACTGGAAACGACCAAAGGAACCCTGTTCGGAGCATATAATGCCGTCACTGGCTACTTTCAGAATGTGCGCAATTACAAGGACGGCGAAGCGAAGCTACAGAGCATTGTACTCGGTGGCACTGCACAACTTAAATCACAGAAGGCGTTTGACCTCTGCACTTCATTTGAAAAGATAGGAACGGACATATTTCAATTGAATTAA
- a CDS encoding penicillin-binding protein, producing the protein MTRSNLHITLSDGQQIICVADSTSAPEQGYIVEEVFMLLMKLDDSSKELSFLKKHCTMDERRANATYRYYINLITKEVTMFEEHFSYTSEKFRKGKDITQRYTNYVEYLNNQDHEKGN; encoded by the coding sequence ATGACACGATCAAACTTACATATCACATTATCTGACGGACAGCAGATTATCTGTGTTGCAGATAGTACGAGCGCACCGGAACAGGGCTATATCGTTGAAGAAGTATTCATGCTCCTTATGAAACTTGATGATTCCAGTAAGGAACTATCCTTTCTCAAAAAGCATTGTACAATGGATGAAAGACGGGCAAATGCAACGTACCGCTATTACATCAACCTGATAACAAAAGAGGTTACGATGTTTGAGGAGCATTTTAGCTACACTTCGGAAAAGTTCAGGAAAGGAAAAGATATAACGCAACGCTATACAAACTACGTAGAATACTTGAATAACCAAGATCATGAAAAAGGAAACTGA
- a CDS encoding SOS response-associated peptidase — MDLEKAVMNYDFLDQEIHEGFNYGNIAVLRPTEDKCNFDIVQMEWGFIPSYIKNREDVKKMRFGYKDTTGKWRQPYTTLNAKGEELLLIDEKTGREKMFRKAALERRCLILSSEFYEWRHIHRLNKKTNQPLKTADKYPYHIGLKNKKYFFIAAIWQNWTDKDTGETIDTVALVTTEANSLMRQIHNSKNRMPTMLPDELAWQWMMSDLGEEKIKELATYQIKAEEMEAYTIDKDFKTTGTPTKAFVYADVPELSYEVN; from the coding sequence ATGGATCTTGAAAAAGCCGTTATGAATTATGACTTCCTCGATCAGGAAATACATGAAGGTTTTAATTACGGAAATATTGCCGTTTTAAGACCCACAGAAGACAAATGCAATTTCGACATTGTACAAATGGAATGGGGCTTTATACCAAGCTATATAAAAAACCGAGAAGATGTTAAGAAGATGCGCTTTGGTTACAAGGACACTACCGGAAAATGGCGTCAGCCTTACACAACACTGAATGCAAAAGGTGAAGAACTTCTTTTGATCGATGAAAAAACAGGACGTGAAAAAATGTTCCGGAAGGCAGCTCTTGAAAGGAGATGCCTGATATTATCCAGTGAGTTTTACGAGTGGCGCCATATCCATCGCCTGAATAAAAAAACGAACCAACCCCTTAAAACAGCGGATAAGTATCCGTATCATATTGGATTAAAAAATAAGAAATACTTTTTCATCGCAGCGATCTGGCAGAACTGGACCGATAAGGATACAGGTGAAACAATCGATACAGTTGCATTGGTGACAACAGAAGCCAATTCATTGATGAGGCAGATTCATAACAGCAAAAATCGTATGCCCACAATGCTACCAGATGAGCTTGCGTGGCAGTGGATGATGTCAGATTTGGGTGAAGAAAAAATTAAAGAACTGGCAACATATCAGATCAAAGCAGAAGAAATGGAAGCATATACAATTGATAAAGATTTTAAAACAACCGGTACTCCCACCAAGGCATTTGTTTATGCAGACGTTCCAGAACTTAGTTATGAGGTAAACTAA
- a CDS encoding Mov34/MPN/PAD-1 family protein — translation MVYANIENNLKIHLSEDLLFELQAYCTQSKHLETGGILIGRYIDNNCSAQITTVIGPPSDSKHGRTTFVRGTKGLKKIFDSNWKKGLYYLGEWHYHPYALPDPSFQDINQIKNISTDRKYHCPEPLMIIIGMDGKNFINRIFASLKGRNLIEFYPIEE, via the coding sequence ATGGTATATGCCAACATTGAGAATAACTTAAAAATTCATCTTTCAGAAGATTTACTTTTTGAATTACAAGCCTATTGTACCCAGTCCAAACATTTAGAGACCGGAGGAATATTAATTGGTCGGTATATCGACAATAATTGCTCCGCCCAAATTACGACTGTCATCGGACCTCCCAGCGATTCTAAACATGGAAGAACCACATTTGTCAGGGGAACAAAGGGATTAAAAAAGATATTTGACAGCAACTGGAAAAAAGGTCTGTACTACCTTGGAGAATGGCATTATCATCCGTATGCACTTCCGGATCCAAGCTTTCAGGATATCAACCAGATTAAGAATATATCCACAGATCGAAAATATCATTGTCCGGAACCATTGATGATCATCATAGGAATGGACGGCAAGAATTTCATAAACCGTATTTTTGCATCCTTAAAAGGCAGGAATCTGATTGAGTTTTATCCGATAGAAGAATAA
- a CDS encoding PRTRC system protein E, with the protein METANFFRQISQMDINSKITLSITKATENRILVSILIENDSCADKAKNIIPPFNLKGSPEELDNGFFEHIKKPLKTADGLISNMQNFLKGVESAQANSAMEKQKSDKEKAKGKKYSEALIKADTLAKAGKYKEAWSALPKVGDYPEHKEDIRKKQDEYEKQFVPDLWSASEPKSETVDQQEINP; encoded by the coding sequence ATGGAAACAGCTAATTTTTTCAGACAGATTTCGCAAATGGACATAAACAGCAAAATTACGCTATCCATTACAAAGGCGACAGAAAACAGGATACTCGTATCTATCTTGATTGAGAATGACAGTTGCGCAGACAAGGCAAAGAATATCATTCCCCCTTTTAATCTGAAAGGAAGTCCCGAAGAACTAGACAACGGATTTTTTGAGCATATCAAAAAACCCCTGAAAACGGCTGACGGACTGATTTCAAATATGCAGAACTTTCTTAAAGGCGTGGAATCGGCTCAGGCAAACTCCGCAATGGAAAAACAAAAGTCGGATAAGGAAAAAGCAAAGGGTAAAAAATACAGCGAAGCCCTGATAAAAGCCGACACGCTTGCAAAAGCAGGTAAATACAAAGAGGCTTGGTCTGCACTTCCGAAAGTCGGTGATTATCCTGAGCATAAAGAAGACATCAGAAAGAAACAGGATGAGTACGAAAAACAATTTGTACCCGATCTCTGGTCAGCTTCCGAGCCGAAGTCAGAAACGGTCGATCAGCAGGAAATTAACCCCTAA
- a CDS encoding DUF4280 domain-containing protein, with the protein MEYIKDQAILDCDKGLLSSTLIVTSNPKIKLRDGKFATDKDNVAGLNIPNFGLCGLKGICRLNLELSGVPLTWIKTVPKIKVLDKKPLSDVSKCICPYGGVISCKNSGQL; encoded by the coding sequence ATGGAATACATAAAAGATCAGGCTATACTGGATTGTGATAAAGGACTATTGAGTTCTACACTGATTGTTACGTCCAATCCAAAGATCAAGCTCCGTGATGGTAAGTTTGCCACTGACAAGGATAACGTCGCTGGACTGAATATCCCCAATTTCGGGCTATGTGGATTAAAAGGAATCTGCAGGTTAAATCTTGAACTTTCGGGAGTACCCCTTACATGGATTAAAACAGTGCCAAAGATTAAAGTTCTGGATAAGAAGCCCCTATCAGATGTGTCAAAATGTATCTGTCCCTATGGAGGTGTTATAAGCTGTAAAAACTCGGGACAATTATAA
- a CDS encoding PRTRC system ThiF family protein, with amino-acid sequence MKTAKTNIHFLDNYLLSPTNPIRVNVIGAGGTGSKFMTALMEINHSLLELDHPGLDVHLWDDDIITASNIGRQRFADSEKNLYKSQAIINRLNRWAGTSWKAETRKFQRDEDAKIPTGAGASIYVSCTDTVASRIEISEILNHLNNDYGFHRDKGKYWLDLGNTKFSGQGILSTIGKIEQPTSKKFKTVDTLPSIIEEYGNLMQTSEQEDDTPSCSLAESLAKQDLFINSTIANLGASLLWNLLKTGMTENRGFFLNLQNFKSQAITVGS; translated from the coding sequence ATGAAAACAGCGAAAACAAATATTCATTTTTTGGATAACTATCTGTTAAGTCCCACAAATCCAATTCGTGTAAACGTTATAGGTGCGGGCGGAACAGGCTCAAAGTTTATGACCGCACTCATGGAAATCAATCATAGCCTGTTGGAACTCGATCACCCGGGACTGGACGTACATCTCTGGGACGATGATATTATTACAGCTTCAAATATCGGAAGACAAAGGTTCGCAGATTCGGAAAAAAATCTTTACAAATCACAGGCGATTATTAACCGCCTTAACCGTTGGGCAGGAACAAGCTGGAAAGCAGAGACACGAAAATTTCAGCGTGATGAAGATGCAAAAATACCGACTGGTGCAGGAGCATCTATTTATGTGTCATGTACAGACACGGTGGCATCAAGAATAGAAATTTCCGAAATACTTAATCACCTTAATAATGATTATGGATTCCATAGGGACAAAGGAAAATATTGGCTCGATCTGGGAAACACTAAATTTTCAGGACAGGGAATACTTTCTACCATTGGAAAAATTGAACAGCCAACCTCCAAAAAATTTAAAACAGTTGATACCTTACCGTCTATTATTGAGGAATATGGTAACCTTATGCAGACTTCGGAGCAGGAAGATGATACGCCAAGCTGTTCATTAGCAGAATCACTTGCAAAACAGGATCTTTTTATAAACAGCACGATAGCCAATCTCGGAGCTTCGCTTTTATGGAATCTGCTGAAAACTGGAATGACAGAAAATCGTGGATTTTTCCTGAACCTGCAAAATTTTAAATCTCAGGCCATAACCGTCGGCAGTTGA
- a CDS encoding PRTRC system protein B produces the protein MEDITNNFETYFEPTCALVFYQGNKAYNDSYVEYFDMEDGIPINPHPLSVNEGIRLATALKVDENNLHMLHSEGVLPSNLLSFDSKSATLVWYTKAQFRELFFNKHLGIKSGKAHTPPMVWVADRETLRVFALSTSRRPTPNTPLYYAPFFNVYENSSVCMGTVDIDTTATGSVNELMTLWENYFFNSYFSHLMHDHNPVNGNCVMLWENLVGTGKAFPNDSLVKTSQKLKDILL, from the coding sequence ATGGAAGATATAACAAACAATTTTGAAACCTATTTTGAACCAACCTGCGCATTGGTTTTTTACCAAGGTAATAAAGCATATAATGATTCGTATGTCGAATATTTTGACATGGAAGACGGTATCCCCATCAATCCGCATCCCCTATCAGTAAACGAAGGAATCAGATTGGCAACCGCATTGAAAGTCGATGAAAATAATCTACATATGTTGCATTCTGAAGGCGTACTTCCCAGTAACCTATTATCCTTTGATTCAAAATCGGCTACCCTTGTCTGGTATACAAAGGCGCAGTTTCGGGAACTATTTTTTAATAAACATCTTGGAATAAAGTCGGGAAAAGCGCATACACCTCCAATGGTATGGGTCGCAGACAGGGAAACGCTGAGGGTTTTTGCACTTTCAACATCGAGGAGACCCACCCCTAATACCCCTCTTTATTACGCCCCATTTTTTAATGTTTATGAAAACAGCTCAGTTTGCATGGGTACAGTAGATATAGACACCACAGCAACAGGCTCAGTAAATGAACTGATGACCTTGTGGGAAAATTACTTTTTCAATAGTTACTTTTCGCATCTGATGCATGACCACAACCCTGTTAACGGTAACTGTGTCATGCTATGGGAAAATCTTGTAGGAACTGGAAAAGCTTTTCCAAATGACAGCCTTGTAAAAACGTCTCAAAAACTTAAAGACATCTTATTATGA
- a CDS encoding AAA family ATPase, which produces MLPVNIFGLKNFRIFDDQQGILENFSAINLLTGTNNSGKSSIIKGLQLLKNSVSAKVFPYELDLTEQEHLLGNLENVLYKKTNKKITVSLPFNFLGMRHGHISLTYVVLSADPYRAKLRKVQLSDAQDDDIFLSFAYKNASKADKARDLRKYKKDIEEYEKLKADPTYKKRDFYIKYGIFGKPDGEPPIGLVNWSINTEKLKSILSDGLEIYDYHQDNQNDKGWLEKALEKEGFRVIPSILMSSFKPVPDRESWASFLNNGLKKKVLRGTLKVSDRDFEPPEYFYPQLDIEGVFYSSCLEILRDNLRWIDVDTNNQSNYNVIEHAFLQSMSRLEQRLFSVNYLSTVREQHVRIYNASLNTPFINLLKGFLPLQGDSTSFLNRYLKAFEIGRRLYIDFKQDYQLIFVSVIDMNGDKRELVDFGYGIKQLILLLIQICVLAEKNKREVHEYDDKGEYWRDIFEPSLLLIEEPETNLHPKWQSLLAEMFFEANKRFNIQFIIETHSEYLIRKFQNLVAAENAVDLVKIFYLRHFKNINGGNKQVEVLEIQNDGSIQFQVFDGGFFDESNNLQLSLLNIRRDNFVLEFESMKTNLEDSEEKISRLEEKIDEFDARMDISRYLASLELLFDTSKLEATTVKYLASGQFLLNTITLSSDFSPVILQYGRALENELKKVFHRVDPVKKWMLGGMQASLEKFKFGISHLNQVCSATEFRILGTVLTDVFNAPTDLLIEKIDDLRDRRNAVAHAGQIKLKEDAEQYVLDVDEFLNAWINQTK; this is translated from the coding sequence ATGTTACCAGTAAACATCTTTGGTCTTAAAAATTTCAGAATTTTTGATGATCAGCAAGGAATTCTTGAAAACTTTTCTGCGATAAATTTATTGACAGGTACGAATAATTCAGGGAAAAGTTCAATAATCAAAGGACTACAGCTGCTAAAGAATAGCGTTAGTGCAAAAGTTTTTCCTTACGAACTCGATCTCACGGAACAGGAACATTTGTTAGGAAATTTAGAAAATGTACTTTACAAAAAAACCAATAAGAAAATAACAGTTTCACTGCCCTTCAATTTCCTTGGGATGAGGCATGGACATATCTCACTTACGTACGTGGTACTTTCAGCTGATCCGTACAGGGCGAAATTAAGAAAGGTGCAGCTTTCTGACGCTCAGGATGACGACATTTTCCTTTCTTTTGCTTATAAGAATGCTTCCAAAGCTGACAAAGCCAGAGATCTGAGAAAGTATAAAAAAGATATTGAAGAGTACGAAAAGCTGAAAGCCGATCCTACCTACAAGAAGAGGGATTTTTATATTAAATACGGAATTTTTGGGAAACCCGATGGAGAACCTCCAATAGGTCTTGTTAATTGGAGTATCAATACTGAAAAATTAAAATCCATTTTAAGCGACGGTTTGGAAATTTATGATTATCATCAAGATAATCAGAACGATAAAGGTTGGTTAGAAAAAGCTTTAGAGAAGGAGGGGTTTAGAGTTATTCCGTCTATATTGATGAGCTCATTCAAGCCAGTACCTGATAGAGAATCATGGGCTAGTTTTCTTAATAATGGTTTAAAGAAGAAAGTACTTCGGGGGACCTTAAAAGTGTCAGATAGAGACTTTGAACCTCCTGAATATTTTTATCCGCAACTGGATATTGAGGGTGTTTTTTATTCCAGCTGTCTTGAGATCTTAAGGGATAATCTAAGATGGATTGATGTTGATACTAATAATCAAAGCAACTACAATGTTATTGAACATGCATTTTTACAGAGCATGTCTCGGTTGGAGCAACGTCTGTTTTCGGTTAATTACCTTTCTACAGTAAGGGAGCAGCATGTAAGAATCTATAATGCATCGTTAAATACTCCTTTCATTAACCTATTAAAGGGCTTCCTTCCATTACAGGGTGATAGCACTTCATTTCTAAATAGATACCTAAAAGCTTTTGAGATCGGGAGAAGGCTTTATATAGATTTTAAGCAAGATTACCAGTTAATTTTTGTTTCTGTGATTGATATGAATGGCGATAAGCGCGAGCTTGTGGATTTTGGTTACGGAATAAAACAGCTCATTTTATTGCTCATTCAGATTTGTGTTTTGGCCGAAAAAAATAAAAGGGAAGTCCATGAATATGATGATAAGGGTGAATATTGGAGGGACATTTTTGAGCCTAGCCTGTTATTGATCGAAGAACCGGAGACCAATTTACATCCAAAATGGCAATCACTGCTAGCAGAAATGTTCTTTGAAGCCAACAAGCGATTCAATATCCAGTTTATTATCGAAACTCACAGTGAGTATTTAATTCGTAAGTTTCAAAATTTGGTAGCGGCGGAAAATGCGGTTGACCTTGTTAAAATTTTTTATCTTCGGCATTTTAAGAATATTAACGGTGGAAATAAACAGGTTGAAGTCCTTGAAATTCAAAATGACGGAAGTATACAATTCCAAGTATTTGATGGTGGATTCTTCGACGAATCAAATAATTTACAGTTAAGCCTACTCAATATCAGGAGAGACAACTTTGTGTTGGAATTTGAATCTATGAAGACAAATCTGGAGGACAGTGAAGAAAAAATTTCTAGATTGGAGGAAAAGATTGACGAATTTGACGCAAGAATGGACATATCTCGTTATTTAGCAAGCTTAGAACTTTTATTTGATACTTCAAAACTCGAAGCTACAACGGTCAAATATTTAGCATCAGGTCAGTTTTTATTAAATACGATTACGTTGTCAAGTGACTTTTCTCCGGTTATTTTGCAATATGGCCGAGCTTTAGAAAACGAGCTAAAAAAAGTTTTTCATAGAGTAGATCCTGTAAAAAAATGGATGTTAGGAGGGATGCAAGCCTCGTTGGAAAAATTTAAATTCGGCATCAGTCACCTAAACCAGGTATGTTCTGCTACAGAATTTAGGATTTTGGGAACCGTATTAACAGATGTTTTCAATGCACCGACGGATTTGCTCATTGAAAAAATTGATGATCTTAGGGACCGCAGAAATGCCGTGGCACACGCTGGACAGATAAAATTAAAAGAAGATGCGGAACAATATGTGCTGGATGTCGACGAGTTTTTAAATGCATGGATAAATCAGACGAAATAA
- a CDS encoding tetratricopeptide repeat protein: MNEQEVEKLLQKISNQKMFGETEKAIANLHILNNEFPEEKKYLALLGSAYYDADSIDTAEDYCRKALEKDPDYPEAFELQGMIAEKRGNDELAEKYYKESISKNQPFKMGYLRLVLLYYKLERYDDAIKEAEYLLANFDTGRNEYSQDDQRKIFGQWLSFAYNRLYSSLIRTNQYEKAAEKINEFVAFRSHYVSDPYQFLSEDEILFKLYHALNDREKMKELEAKMLTLYMVPQEMVESMEKDAEQGYFESANPENYKV; encoded by the coding sequence ATGAATGAACAAGAAGTAGAAAAGTTATTGCAGAAAATAAGCAACCAAAAAATGTTTGGTGAGACGGAGAAAGCTATCGCCAATTTACATATTTTAAATAATGAATTTCCAGAAGAAAAGAAATATCTGGCTCTCTTGGGAAGTGCATATTATGATGCTGATTCTATCGATACGGCAGAAGACTATTGCAGGAAGGCTTTGGAAAAAGATCCAGATTATCCCGAAGCATTTGAATTGCAGGGAATGATTGCTGAAAAGAGAGGCAATGATGAACTTGCGGAAAAGTATTATAAAGAATCGATTTCCAAGAATCAACCCTTTAAGATGGGATATCTGAGGCTTGTACTACTTTATTATAAGCTTGAACGCTATGACGATGCGATAAAAGAAGCCGAATACCTGCTCGCTAATTTTGATACTGGGCGAAATGAATATTCACAGGATGACCAGCGCAAAATATTTGGACAATGGCTTTCTTTTGCATATAATCGACTATATTCTTCATTGATACGGACTAATCAATATGAAAAGGCTGCTGAAAAAATAAACGAATTTGTTGCATTCAGAAGCCATTACGTAAGTGACCCTTATCAGTTCCTTTCCGAAGATGAGATCCTGTTTAAGCTGTACCATGCCTTAAACGATAGGGAAAAAATGAAGGAGCTGGAAGCAAAAATGCTTACACTTTATATGGTTCCGCAAGAAATGGTTGAGTCCATGGAAAAAGATGCTGAACAGGGATATTTTGAGAGTGCTAATCCCGAAAACTATAAAGTATAA